One window of Athalia rosae chromosome 2, iyAthRosa1.1, whole genome shotgun sequence genomic DNA carries:
- the LOC105694058 gene encoding putative metabolite transport protein HI_1104 — protein sequence MFTNIIQKLKFLYKPYALAVVSIGYVLGELGHYLIGVTSKATAIDLHYGDISCQLNSTEFSLVDLPTQCEAANNSDHCTGLNLNGSNYCEWNYNGLGLDYQILAGPSFIAVFTIVGVILGVAADRFNRVKMLAICTLIFSIAIILMGSVKEYWQLVILRMVLAAGEAGCNPMSTGLLSDWFEEEQRGLVMSIFNWGIYGGYGIAFPVGRYVPQMNAWDLGWRVCYYGAGILGVIIAILTGLTLKEPERTTIGEESNADGKKVSVWNVILQPRIILLCIAASIRHCGGMCFAYNCDLYYRDYFPDYDLGWWLFAVTIVIGSIGVVVGGVVSDKFVAKMGIRSRVAVLAVSQLVATPFAFGSVYFNPLYAMITLGISYFFAEMWFGIVFAILVEIVPLSLRSTTVGIFLFVMNNIGGNLPILVEPLRKVIGFRESLYILYAGFYGISSILFLLAMLAMGGPLPKGEKDSTENGVDNNTFTNDDGRLSTLELPRLPARPLSHDNSRL from the exons ATGTTCACCAACATCATCCAGAAGTTGAAGTTCTTGTACAAGCCCTACGCTCTGGCAGTGGTGTCGATCGGCTACGTACTGGGGGAGTTGGGACATTACCTCATCG GTGTCACCAGCAAGGCGACCGCCATAGATCTACACTACGGCGACATATCTTGTCAGTTGAACAGCACCGAATTCTCCCTCGTCGATTTGCCGACCCAGTGCGAAGCTGCGAACAATTCCGACCA TTGTACGGGGCTCAATCTAAATGGCTCCAATTACTGCGAGTGGAATTACAATGGACTGGGTCTGGACTATCAGATTTTGGCTGGGCCAAGTTTTATCGCGGTCTTTACGATAGTTGGAGTCATTCTGGGTGTCGCCGCTGACCGATTCAAcag AGTGAAGATGCTCGCCATATGCACTCTGATCTTCAGCATAGCGATCATCCTGATGGGGTCCGTCAAAGAATACTGGCAACTCGTTATCCTGCGTATGGTCCTCGCTGCAGG AGAGGCCGGATGCAACCCTATGTCGACTGGTCTGCTTTCCGATTGGTTCGAAGAGGAGCAACGCGGTCTCGTGATGTCCATTTTCAACTGGGGCATCTATGGGGGCTATGGGATTGCCTTTCCCGTTGGTCGATACGTTCCCCAAATGAACGCTTGGGATTTG GGTTGGAGGGTGTGCTACTACGGGGCTGGAATACTCGGCGTGATAATCGCCATTTTGACAGGACTTACCCTCAAAGAACCGGAGCGAACTACCATCGGGGAGGAGAGCAACGCCGATGGAAAGAAGGTCTCCGTATGGAACGTTATTCTTCAACCAAGAATCATCCTACTCTGTATCGCCGCCAGTATAAGACATTGcg GTGGGATGTGCTTCGCATACAATTGCGATCTCTACTACCGAGACTACTTTCCGGATTACGATCTCGGTTGGTGGTTGTTCGCAGTGACCATAGTGATCGGCAGTATCGGTGTCGTTGTCGGCGGTGTAGTCAGCGACAAATTTGTCGCCAAAATGGGAATAAGATCGCGggtagctgtactcgcggtcaGTCAACTGGTAGCGACTCCCTTCGCCTTTGGATCGGTTTACTTCAACCCCTTGTACGCCATGATAACCCTCGGAATATCCTACTTCTTCG ccGAGATGTGGTTCGGCATCGTGTTTGCGATCCTTGTTGAGATTGTGCCGCTTAGTTTGAGATCCACGACAGTTGGGATCTTCCTCTTCGTGATGAACAACATCGGCGGAAACTTGCCCATCCTCGTTGAACCGCTGCGAAAAGTTATCGGATTCAGAGAGTCTCTCTACATCTTGTACGCGGGATTTTACGGGATAA GTTCGATTCTCTTCCTCTTGGCGATGCTCGCGATGGGCGGGCCGCTCCCTAAGGGCGAAAAAGATAGCACCGAAAACGGAGTGGACAACAACACGTTCACCAACGACGACGGGCGGCTTTCGACCTTAGAACTTCCAAGACTGCCTGCCAGGCCCCTTAGCCACGATAATTCGCGATTGTAA
- the LOC105694057 gene encoding uncharacterized protein LOC105694057 — translation MDGGAPENFEGGRWWTTTVLWTVVLFGSFLLNATLLFAFLRRPGLRTISNRFVMNLVASNLLTCVILTPLLMLDAPPASYNLGLCVISEGASAMAMASSVLSVLLIAIDQYFAVVDPLRYRTRIDKLKCGVLIISVWLVSVFVALIAAFNPHPRSLWLSCSDGLSIGDYKLSENMSLINATFDFTVDSTILFDNTSDDYNVEGEFKVTESNGSSTIEKTLEFAENSTLFLGGTFVESFQEANITLPSESLLGYLTYGLAYAVFYSLFIYLIPFVAVCWIYVSIYLAAHKNSERARRTGSGPMLSSSSFCEDYGTGREDLSNDDFRRIPKISSLSSIDESTETSTSQIPRRRSEMMLCTSAIEEEPSTGVVFTVGSQKVNVSPQKPVRSDATKESKVPISALKAEFFGKQEEAKLLDDNIRSRFSDRPDIRRKSSHDILCEEMLRKDLERLRIPEDSSGASSADEDDPEEEEMLTFTKSRRLEDIEVSKCQNSIEDREDYHQIPLLGNSVLSVPADHRGEFRNFGDLRVAVDADSAEPENQVVPTHRPPQLTASSKSSKIVQSSNRSGVIGGILSRAAVENHNAKSRSQNGFHHGVNRSAMNGRYANGIYNRNESALDHVEDIFLKNTSGQNFVESESLGFGHANNAGVAPVVTITPPNKIPLHRVSSIKSTSSYINSLKYRISNASLFKYREETRAARISALVIVMGLICWTPYTAVLILRNLPIVSTSGDNNLPHNYDVAALSFLILAAYVSPLLFGYRSRRVKKELRRIFCFKKTLSYRNNRSLMAKKVLKRRHSSNLSQLEMEAKYNIFSCVYGRNRWPKEKVQFMQVPETALTVETCRSSFSSGASTQISTTSTEEC, via the exons ATGGATGGAGGTGCGCCGGAGAATTTCGAAGGAGGACGATGGTGGACCACGACGGTGCTCTGGACGGTCGTCCTGTTCGGGTCTTTCCTCCTCAACGCGACCCTTCTGTTCGCCTTTCTCAGGCGACCGGGTCTCCGCACGATATCCAACCG ATTCGTGATGAACTTGGTCGCCTCGAACTTGTTGACCTGCGTGATCCTGACGCCTCTACTGATGCTGGATGCTCCGCCGGCTTCCTACAATCTCGGTCTCTGCGTGATCTCGGAGGGTGCGAGCGCCATGGCGATGGCCTCCTCCGTGCTCTCGGTTCTCCTGATCGCCATAGATCAGTACTTCGCAGTAGTCGATCCTCTCCGTTATCGCACGAGAATCGACAAGTTGAAATGCGGCGTACTCATCATATCCGTTTGGCTGGTCTCCGTTTTCGTGGCTCTCATCGCCGCCTTCAATCCCCATCCGCGGAGCCTTTGGCTTTCTTGTAGCGACGGTCTTTCGATCGGAGACTACAAACTGTCGGAAAATATGAGCCTGATCAACGCTACCTTCGATTTCACCGTCGATTCCACGATCCTCTTCGACAACACTTCCGACGACTACAACGTGGAGGGCGAATTCAAGGTCACCGAGAGTAACGGGAGCTCGACGATCGAGAAGACTCTGGAGTTCGCCGAAAACTCCACGTTGTTCCTGGGCGGAACATTTGTGGAGAGTTTCCAGGAGGCGAACATCACCCTGCCCTCGGAGAGCTTGCTCGGTTACCTGACCTACGGGTTGGCTTACGCAGTTTTTTACAGTCTTTTTATTTACCTGATTCCGTTCGTCGCCGTCTGTTGGATATACGTCAGTATCTATCTGGCGGCGCATAAGAATTCGGAACGCGCGAGGCGTACCGGATCCGGACCGATGCTCTCGTCGTCGAGCTTCTGCGAGGATTACGGCACCGGGAGAGAAGATTTGTCGAACGACGATTTTCGCAGGATACCGAAGATCTCGAGTCTGTCGTCGATCGACGAAAGCACGGAGACGAGCACTAGTCAAATACCGCGAAGAAGGTCCGAAATGATGCTCTGTACCTCGGCGATCGAGGAGGAGCCTTCTACCGGAGTAGTTTTTACCGTAGGTTCCCAAAAAGTCAACGTGTCACCGCAGAAACCAGTGAGAAGCGACGCTACCAAAGAGAGTAAAGTTCCTATTTCCGCCCTGAAGGCCGAATTTTTCGGGAAGCAAGAGGAGGCCAAGCTTCTGGACGACAATATACGTAGCAGGTTCAGCGACCGGCCGGACATCAGGCGGAAATCGTCCCACGATATCCTTTGCGAAGAAATGCTGAGGAAGGACCTCGAACGCTTGAGGATACCGGAGGACTCGAGCGGCGCGAGTAGCGCCGACGAGGACGACCCCGAGGAAGAGGAGATGCTGACCTTCACTAAGAGCCGGAGACTCGAAGACATCGAGGTGTCCAAGTGCCAGAACTCCATCGAAGACCGGGAGGACTACCACCAGATTCCCTTGCTCGGAAACAGCGTACTCTCCGTTCCCGCCGATCACCGGGGAGAGTTCAGGAATTTCGGCGACTTGCGAGTGGCCGTAGACGCCGATTCGGCTGAACCTGAGAATCAGGTCGTCCCGACGCACCGGCCGCCTCAATTAACCGCATCCtcgaaatcgtcgaaaataGTACAAAGTAGTAATAGGTCCGGGGTAATCGGCGGTATCTTGTCACGCGCCGCGGTCGAGAACCACAACGCAAAGTCGAGGTCTCAGAACGGCTTCCACCACGGCGTCAATCGGTCGGCCATGAACGGGCGATATGCGAACGGCATTTACAACCGAAACGAGTCGGCGCTCGATCACGTCGAAGATATCTTCCTGAAAAATACGTCGGGGCAAAATTTCGTAGAGTCCGAGTCCCTGGGTTTCGGTCATGCTAACAACGCGGGGGTAGCGCCGGTTGTGACTATAACGCCGCCGAACAAGATCCCCCTTCATCGCGTCTCGAGTATAAAAAGCACTTCGAGTTACATAAACTCGCTGAAGTATCGAATCAGCAACGCGTCGCTCTTCAAGTACAGGGAGGAAACGCGAGCGGCTAGGATCAGCGCACTGGTCATAGTCATGGGGCTGATATGCTGGACACCGTACACCGCGGTCCTGATCCTCAGGAACCTGCCGATAGTTTCAACGTCGGGGGACAACAATCTTCCCCACAATTACGACGTGGCCGCTCTGAGCTTTCTGATCCTAGCCGCGTACGTCAGTCCGCTTTTGTTCGGCTACAGATcgaggagggtgaaaaaagagtTGAGAAGGATCTTCTGTTTCAAGAAAACTCTCTCCTATAGAAACAACAGGAGTCTGATGGCTAAGAAGGTTCTCAAGAGGCGACACAGCAGCAATCTCAGCCAGTTGGAAATGGAGGCCAAGTACAACATATTCAGCTGCGTGTACGGTAGAAACCGGTGGCCCAAAGAAAAAGTCCAGTTCATGCAGGTTCCGGAGACAGCATTGACCGTCGAGACGTGCAGAAGTAGCTTCTCCAGCGGCGCTAGTACTCAAATATCAACGACGTCTACGGAGGAATGCTGA